A DNA window from Anastrepha obliqua isolate idAnaObli1 chromosome 5, idAnaObli1_1.0, whole genome shotgun sequence contains the following coding sequences:
- the LOC129248861 gene encoding uncharacterized protein LOC129248861 has translation MSKPKTAISSLSPSKEMIDLKSLKRQRTVAKTSIVRIKTGLLEKTMSLDPIELECRLDILNSHSEKLMKCQSKIEEIDEEDIARGELEDLIVETKSIIKSILARNKSSIAETSFTAPHSSRLPKMSLPTFKGEYSEFKNFMSLFESFVHNDPTIPDIEKFNHLVSCLSGEALGTVKSFQMSEENYPKALASLRKVYDNKCLIFFNTVSKLFELSKIQRPSASSLRSMIDTVSAVYDSLLSLGDDKLISNAMLIHIVMSKVDPTTRSKWEEQLDYDKLPLWAECEAMLNKRYQHLSAEEASSSQQRPNNEDTRQKTKNQQLRHSKTTFIATNSKLPTCLHCGSKDHYLTACPKFQALTALKRFELAKSISLCINCLRKGHTVSKCKANRCGVCNRSHHTMLHQYPISFETEPQPSTSQAMHISSLPDRVMLATAVVNVKASSGVYVQARALLDSGSQVNFMTEELMQKLRIRKEKFALNIVGIGNSNKKVQGKLKTYVKSRINNFEFSADFWVMRSISVNHPDRTVNTNGWKIPQNIELADPSFYKCQKIDILLGAEIFFDLLSVGQIRTSPRQPTLQKTVLGWIISGKYATNDTSSARVSSTLCQFEESVASIDTTIRKFWELEEIPAQINSTRLTPEQAKCEEFFSKTTQVLPCGRLQVRLPFKTDRKLLGHSYETAARRFQALERRTLKDPVLRKMYLDFMQEYLELGHMSPTNNRLPSEPHYFIPHQCVLRPQSTTTKLRVVFDASSRTSTQVALNETLMVGPIVQEELFSTLLRFRLHKYAMTADITKMYRQILVHEDDRNFQLIVWRQDPSEHLQIFRLNTVTYGTAPAPFLATRCLQMLSDKNKAKYPLGSRVIRNDFYVDDLLTGSDSIESLTQIQQEVNIILESAGLKLAKWFSNHTSSSNSESLQKLLQLSDTDSTKTLGIHWQPKDDIFRFILEDNFSELRATKRNILSVSARLFDPLGLLAPLVTKAKILLQELWIQKLDWDESIPLRLDTSWQNFKANLLQLSSISIPRFIGRRGMPAKIYCDNATNFVGAERKLRELREAFLAQKEEILQYAADEGFIFAFIPPRAPHFGGLWEAAVKSAKHLLVRAVGNALLTAEECATLLVEVEAVLNSRPLAPLSNDPNDGEALTPAHLLIGCPLRALPPEKVPVNLSRCLERWQLVCSLKQQFWRAWSKSYLLELQQRNKWVHPQSNVQPGQLVVAHEDNVPPQHWVLGRVTATIPGADGKIRVADITTRSGEVRRPIHKLAVLPVENKN, from the exons ATGAGTAAACCAAAGACGGCTATTTCAAGTCTCTCTCCAAGTAAGGAGATGATTGACTTAAAGTCTTTAAAGCGCCAGAGAACTGTTGCAAAAACCAGCATAGTGCGCATAAAAACGGGTCTCCTTGAAAAGACCATGTCGCTAGATCCAATCGAATTGGAGTGCCGACTCGACATATTGAACTCCCACAGTGAAAAGCTCATGAAATGTCAGTCGAAAATTGAGGAAATCGACGAAGAAGACATTGCCCGTGGAGAGTTAGAGGACTTAATTGTAGAAACAAAGTCCATTATAAAGTCCATTCTGGCGAGAAATAAATCGTCAATTGCCGAAACATCTTTTACTGCACCTCACAGCTCGCGACTACCAAAAATGTCGTTACCTACGTTCAAAGGAGAATATTCCgagtttaaaaactttatgagTCTGTTTGAGAGTTTCGTGCATAATGATCCCACAATCCcggatattgaaaaatttaatcatttagtATCATGTCTATCCGGTGAAGCCTTAGGCACAGTGAAGTCCTTCCAAATGTCGGAAGAAAATTATCCAAAGGCGTTGGCAAGTTTGAGAAAGGTTTATGACAATAAATGCCTGATATTCTTTAATACAGtgtctaaactttttgaattgtcaaaaatccaaAGGCCTTCTGCGTCGTCTTTGCGATCAATGATCGATACAGTGTCTGCAGTATATGACTCCCTCTTATCGCTGGGTGACGATAAACTTATTTCAAATGCGATGTTGATTCACATAGTCATGTCGAAGGTTGATCCCACTACTCGGTCAAAGTGGGAGGAGCAACTTGACTATGATAAGCTGCCGCTTTGGGCTGAATGTGAAGCTATGCTAAACAAGAGGTACCAGCATTTATCAGCTGAAGAAGCTTCCTCATCCCAACAAAGGCCAAATAATGAAGATACgcggcagaaaacaaaaaatcaacaactgCGACACTCAAAGACAACATTTATCGCGACAAATTCCAAACTGCCGACTTGCCTTCACTGTGGATCCAAGGACCATTATTTGACAGCTTGTCCAAAATTCCAAGCGCTTACTGCACTTAAAAGATTTGAATTAGCAAAATCGATTTCCCTGTGCATAAATTGCTTGCGCAAGGGACATACGGTCTCAAAGTGCAAGGCAAATCGCTGTGGTGTATGCAACCGTTCGCATCACACCATGTTGCATCAATATCCGATCTCCTTTGAGACCGAGCCGCAACCTTCGACGTCACAGGCCATGCATATTAGCAGCCTGCCTGACCGAGTCATGTTAGCTACAGCCGTAGTTAATGTAAAGGCCAGCTCCGGTGTTTACGTGCAAGCGCGAGCTCTACTTGACTCCGGTTCTCAAGTAAACTTTATGACCGAAGAGCTTATGCAGAAATTGCGAATCCGTAAAGAAAAATTCGCTCTAAATATAGTTGGAATTggcaattcaaataaaaaggtCCAAGGCAAGCTTAAAACTTATGTAAAATCGAGGatcaacaattttgaattttcggcgGACTTTTGGGTAATGCGTTCGATATCAGTCAATCATCCAGATCGGACTGTTAACACAAATGGCTGGAAAATCCCACAAAATATTGAACTAGCTGACCCAAGTTTCTACAAGTGTCAGAAAATAGACATACTTTTAGGAGCTGAAATATTCTTTGATCTGTTATCGGTGGGTCAGATCAGAACCAGCCCAAGGCAGCCAACGCTGCAAAAAACTGTGTTAGGCTGGATAATTTCAGGCAAGTATGCCACAAATGATACCTCCAGTGCCCGAGTAAGTAGCACATTATGTCAATTTGAAGAAAGCGTTGCTAGTATTGATACCACAATCCGAAAATTCTGGGAATTGGAAGAAATACCTGCACAAATAAATTCCACACGACTGACTCCAGAGCAGGCAAAATGTgaggaatttttttcgaaaaccacACAGGTTTTACCATGTGGAAGGCTTCAAGTCAGACTGCCTTTCAAAACCGACCGTAAATTACTCGGTCATTCGTATGAAACCGCAGCTCGGCGGTTTCAGGCGCTGGAGAGAAGGACGCTGAAAGATCCAGTACTTCGTAAAATGTACCTGGACTTCATGCAAGAGTATCTCGAATTAGGGCATATGAGTCCAACAAATAATCGACTCCCGAGTGAGCCGCACTATTTCATTCCGCACCAGTGTGTGTTAAGACCGCAGAGCACAACTACCAAGTTGCGCGTAGTTTTTGATGCTTCGAGTCGCACATCAACACAAGTTGCGTTGAATGAAACCTTGATGGTCGGACCGATCGTtcaagaggagcttttttcgaCCCTCCTTCGCTTCCGATTGCACAAATATGCCATGACTGCCGACATCACGAAGATGTATCGTCAAATATTGGTGCACGAAGACGACAGGAACTTCCAGCTCATAGTGTGGAGACAGGATCCATCGgagcatttgcaaatttttcgattAAACACCGTAACATACGGCACAGCGCCTGCACCATTTCTCGCCACACGGTGTCTGCAAATGCTAAGCGACAAAAATAAAGCCAAATATCCACTCGGTTCCAGAGTCATTCGAAATGACTTTTACGTCGACGACCTATTAACAGGATCCGACAGTATAGAAAGCCTCAcccagatacaacaggaagtaaatataattttagaatCGGCAGGCCTGAAATTAGCAAAGTGGTTTTCCAATCATACAAGCTCATCGAATAGTGAGAGTCTCCAAAAATTATTGCAGCTCAGCGATACCGACTCCACCAAAACGCTGGGAATCCACTGGCAGCCGAAAGATGACATTTTTCGCTTCATTTTGGAAGATAATTTTAGCGAGCTGCGAGCAACTAAACGTAATATTTTATCCGTTTCCGCTCGCCTCTTTGACCCTCTTGGTTTATTAGCCCCGCTAGttaccaaagctaaaatcttatTACAAGAGCTTTGGATTCAAAAGCTAGACTGGGATGAGTCGATTCCATTGCGGCTTGACACTAGCTGGCAAAACTTTAAAGCCAATTTGTTGCAGCTTTCATCAATTAGCATTCCTCG GTTCATTGGGCGCCGAGGGATGCCAGCCAAAATATACTGCGACAACGCGACGAACTTCGTGGGAGCAGAGAGGAAGCTGAGGGAGCTCCGGGAAGCCTTTCTGGCACAGAAAGAGGAGATTCTCCAATACGCCGCCGACGAAGGATTCATCTTCGCCTTCATACCTCCGAGGGCACCCCACTTCGGCGGCCTGTGGGAAGCAGCAGTGAAGTCGGCCAAACATCTGCTGGTGCGCGCCGTAGGCAACGCGCTGTTAACCGCCGAAGAATGCGCAACGCTTCTCGTCGAAGTAGAAGCGGTACTGAATTCCCGACCGCTCGCACCACTCAGCAACGACCCCAACGACGGCGAGGCGCTAACGCCGGCGCATCTTCTAATCGGTTGCCCCTTGCGAGCTTTGCCACCGGAGAAGGTACCCGTCAACCTCAGCCGCTGCTTAGAGAGATGGCAGCTTGTTTGCTCTCTCAAGCAACAATTTTGGCGCGCGTGGTCGAAGAGCTACCTTCTGGAGCTTCAGCAGCGCAACAAATGGGTGCACCCGCAGTCCAACGTCCAACCAGGTCAACTCGTCGTCGCCCACGAAGACAACGTACCACCGCAGCATTGGGTGCTCGGTCGAGTAACCGCAACCATTCCCGGAGCGGACGGCAAAATTCGAGTCGCAGACATCACTACTAGGTCGGGTGAAGTACGACGCCCTATTCACAAACTCGCCGTGCTGCCGGTGGAAAACAAGAATTGA